Proteins encoded within one genomic window of Streptomyces sp. NBC_01314:
- a CDS encoding amino acid deaminase: MGVESVEALARLAAERVDHRFKGLPPDADGLTVAELADRRLNLFTGGFTTPVLALSAERLEHNLALMETYSARHGLAFAPHGKTSMAPRLFWRQIEHGAWGITLAVPHQVRVAREFGIERIFLANEVVDPAALRWIAAELAADPSFRFVCYVDSVRGVELMDAALRDSGHSARPVDVVVELGAGEGARTGVRTEAECAAVADAVAAAGTLRLVGVAGYEGEVPGADPERVGAWLRRLTALAVDFDKAGRFAGLDEIVVSAGGSAWFDTVAEVFAELPELSVPVLKLLRSGAYVSHDAGHYSRVTPFNRVPEEGTLEPAFRLWAQIVSRPSPGQAFANAGKRDAAHDLDLPTVEVLRDAGTGAVRDAVGVTVTGLSDQHAWLRTEAGAALEVGDWVGLGLSHPCTSFDKWKLIPVVEADGTVVDYVRTFF; the protein is encoded by the coding sequence ATGGGTGTCGAGAGTGTCGAAGCGCTGGCCCGACTGGCCGCGGAACGCGTCGACCACCGCTTCAAGGGCCTCCCGCCGGACGCCGACGGCCTCACCGTGGCCGAGTTGGCCGACCGGCGCCTGAACCTGTTCACCGGCGGCTTCACCACCCCCGTCCTCGCCCTGTCCGCCGAGCGCCTGGAGCACAACCTGGCGCTGATGGAGACCTACTCCGCCCGCCATGGCCTCGCCTTCGCCCCGCACGGCAAGACGTCCATGGCACCCCGGCTGTTCTGGCGGCAGATCGAGCATGGCGCATGGGGCATCACCCTCGCCGTGCCCCATCAGGTGCGTGTGGCGAGGGAGTTCGGGATCGAGCGGATCTTCCTCGCCAACGAGGTCGTCGACCCGGCGGCCCTGCGCTGGATCGCCGCCGAACTGGCGGCGGACCCCTCCTTCCGGTTCGTCTGTTACGTCGACTCCGTGCGCGGTGTCGAACTGATGGACGCGGCGCTACGGGATTCCGGGCACTCCGCCCGCCCGGTGGACGTCGTCGTGGAGCTGGGCGCGGGCGAGGGCGCGCGGACCGGGGTCCGTACGGAGGCGGAGTGCGCGGCGGTCGCGGACGCGGTGGCCGCGGCCGGGACGCTGCGGCTGGTGGGGGTCGCCGGGTACGAGGGCGAGGTGCCGGGGGCCGACCCCGAGCGGGTGGGGGCGTGGCTGCGCAGGCTCACCGCGCTGGCCGTCGACTTCGACAAGGCGGGACGGTTCGCGGGGCTGGACGAGATCGTGGTCAGCGCGGGCGGCAGCGCGTGGTTCGACACGGTGGCCGAGGTGTTCGCCGAGCTTCCCGAACTGTCCGTGCCCGTACTGAAGTTGCTGCGGTCGGGCGCGTACGTCTCGCACGACGCCGGCCACTACAGCCGGGTGACCCCCTTCAACCGCGTCCCCGAGGAGGGCACCCTGGAGCCCGCCTTCCGGCTCTGGGCCCAGATCGTCTCCCGCCCTTCCCCCGGCCAGGCCTTCGCCAACGCGGGCAAGCGCGACGCCGCGCACGACCTGGATCTGCCGACGGTGGAGGTGCTGCGGGACGCGGGCACGGGTGCGGTCCGCGACGCCGTGGGGGTCACGGTGACGGGCCTCTCCGACCAGCACGCGTGGCTGCGCACCGAGGCCGGGGCCGCGCTGGAGGTCGGCGACTGGGTGGGGCTGGGGCTGTCGCATCCGTGCACGTCGTTCGACAAGTGGAAGCTGATTCCGGTGGTGGAGGCGGACGGCACGGTCGTGGACTACGTCCGCACGTTCTTCTGA
- a CDS encoding amidohydrolase family protein, whose protein sequence is MDLVLRDAEVVDGSGDPSYRADVVVADGRITTIVKEAAAAGCQRPRAQRELDAEGLVLAPGFIDMHAHSDLALLRDPEHTAKAAQGVTLEVIGQDGLSYAPVDERTLEEVRRAITGWNGYGDDIDFSWRSVGEYLDRLDHGFDGEGIALNAAYLVPQGTVRMLAVGWEDREATPQELDRMRESVATGLREGAVGMSSGLTYTPGMYAENAELTELCRVVASYGGYYCPHHRSYGAGALQAYEEMVALTREAGCALHLAHATMNFGVNKGRAPELLTLLDDALAAGADITLDTYPYTPGCTTLVALLPSWAGEGGPEAVLARLKDDDTAERVRHHMEVVGADGCHGVPVEWDTIEISGVTEPALSSYVGRTIARSAEEHGEDPWVTARRLLVEDRLGSAILQHVGHEENVRTIMRHRVHTGGSDGILRGDKPHPRAYGTFPHYLGRYVRELGVLSLEECVAHLTSRPAARLRLADRGRVREGYRADLVLFDPATVAAGSTYEAPRTLPTGIPYVLVDGRFVIEDGRRTDVLAGRAIRRGT, encoded by the coding sequence ATGGACCTGGTCCTCCGTGACGCCGAGGTCGTGGACGGTTCCGGCGACCCCTCCTACCGCGCCGACGTGGTCGTGGCGGACGGCAGGATCACGACGATCGTCAAGGAGGCGGCCGCGGCGGGGTGCCAGCGGCCGAGGGCCCAGCGGGAGCTGGACGCCGAGGGCCTGGTCCTGGCCCCCGGCTTCATCGACATGCACGCCCACAGCGACCTCGCGCTCCTGCGGGACCCCGAGCACACCGCGAAGGCGGCGCAGGGGGTGACCCTGGAGGTCATCGGCCAGGACGGGCTGTCGTACGCGCCGGTCGACGAGCGCACCCTCGAAGAGGTCCGCCGCGCGATCACCGGCTGGAACGGCTACGGCGACGACATCGACTTCTCCTGGCGCTCGGTCGGGGAGTACCTGGACCGCCTCGACCACGGCTTCGACGGCGAGGGCATCGCCCTGAACGCCGCGTACCTCGTCCCGCAGGGCACCGTACGGATGCTCGCCGTGGGCTGGGAGGACCGCGAGGCCACGCCTCAAGAGCTGGACCGTATGCGGGAGTCGGTGGCGACGGGCCTGCGCGAGGGCGCGGTCGGCATGTCGTCGGGGCTCACCTACACCCCCGGCATGTACGCCGAGAACGCCGAACTCACCGAGCTGTGCCGGGTGGTGGCGTCGTACGGCGGCTACTACTGCCCGCACCACCGCTCCTACGGGGCGGGCGCGCTCCAGGCGTACGAGGAGATGGTCGCCCTGACCCGCGAGGCCGGCTGCGCCCTCCATCTGGCCCACGCCACCATGAACTTCGGCGTGAACAAGGGCCGGGCGCCCGAGCTCCTCACCCTCCTCGACGACGCGCTCGCGGCCGGCGCGGACATCACGCTCGACACCTATCCCTACACCCCCGGCTGCACGACCCTCGTGGCGCTGCTGCCGAGCTGGGCGGGCGAGGGCGGTCCCGAGGCGGTCCTCGCGCGGCTGAAGGACGACGACACGGCCGAACGCGTCCGGCACCACATGGAGGTCGTCGGCGCCGACGGCTGCCACGGCGTGCCCGTCGAGTGGGACACCATCGAGATCTCGGGCGTCACCGAACCGGCGCTGTCGTCGTACGTGGGCCGGACGATCGCGCGGTCGGCGGAGGAGCACGGCGAGGACCCCTGGGTCACCGCCCGCCGGCTGCTCGTCGAGGACCGGCTCGGTTCGGCGATCCTCCAGCATGTCGGGCACGAGGAGAACGTGCGGACCATCATGCGCCACCGCGTCCACACCGGCGGCTCCGACGGCATCCTGCGCGGCGACAAGCCGCACCCGCGCGCGTACGGGACGTTCCCCCACTATCTCGGCCGGTACGTGAGGGAGTTGGGCGTGCTGTCCCTGGAGGAGTGCGTCGCCCACCTCACCTCACGCCCCGCCGCGCGGCTCCGCCTCGCGGACCGGGGACGCGTCCGCGAGGGGTACCGCGCCGACCTCGTCCTCTTCGACCCGGCGACCGTGGCCGCCGGGTCGACGTACGAGGCACCGCGCACCCTGCCCACCGGGATCCCGTACGTCCTGGTCGACGGCCGTTTCGTCATCGAGGACGGCCGGCGGACGGACGTACTGGCGGGCCGGGCGATCCGGCGCGGAACGTGA
- a CDS encoding serine protease, with the protein MRKPLVAALFALVITGAGAAPAIAAPEPAAAPVKAAVGSVVDTANKTVADLAAPAIQAVNFAGTVSLSNCSGSVVRMPDSENDDPALVMTNGHCLESGFPDAGEVIVDQASTRTFGLLNSAGTRVGTLRANKIAYGTMTDTDMAVYQLTTTYAQIKSTYGIDALVYDTARPAVGNAITVVSGYWKRTYSCAVDGYAYRLKEGAWTWKDSIRYTSACQTIGGTSGSPVVNDATGKVVGVNNTGNESGGRCTDNNPCEVDANGTVTVRRGINYAQQTWHVPACFGVDNKLDLSASGCILPKP; encoded by the coding sequence ATGAGAAAGCCTCTCGTTGCCGCGCTGTTCGCCCTGGTGATCACCGGAGCGGGCGCGGCACCGGCGATCGCGGCACCGGAGCCCGCGGCGGCGCCCGTGAAAGCGGCGGTCGGAAGTGTCGTCGACACGGCGAACAAGACCGTGGCCGACCTCGCGGCCCCGGCGATCCAGGCCGTCAACTTCGCCGGCACCGTCTCGCTCAGCAACTGTTCCGGCTCGGTCGTCCGGATGCCCGACTCCGAGAACGACGACCCGGCGCTGGTGATGACCAACGGCCACTGTCTGGAGAGCGGTTTCCCGGACGCCGGGGAGGTCATCGTCGACCAGGCCTCCACCCGCACCTTCGGCCTGCTCAACTCCGCCGGCACCCGCGTCGGCACCCTCCGGGCCAACAAGATCGCGTACGGCACGATGACCGACACGGACATGGCGGTGTACCAGCTCACCACCACGTACGCGCAGATAAAGAGCACGTACGGCATCGACGCGCTCGTCTACGACACCGCCCGCCCGGCCGTCGGCAACGCCATCACCGTCGTCTCCGGGTACTGGAAGCGCACGTACAGCTGCGCTGTCGACGGGTACGCGTACCGCCTGAAGGAGGGTGCCTGGACCTGGAAGGACTCCATCCGTTACACCTCCGCCTGCCAGACCATCGGTGGCACCTCGGGCTCCCCGGTCGTCAACGACGCCACCGGCAAGGTCGTCGGCGTCAACAACACGGGCAACGAGAGCGGCGGGCGCTGCACCGACAACAACCCCTGCGAGGTCGACGCGAACGGCACCGTGACCGTCCGCCGGGGCATCAACTACGCCCAGCAGACCTGGCACGTCCCCGCCTGCTTCGGCGTGGACAACAAGCTCGACCTCAGCGCCAGCGGCTGCATCCTTCCCAAGCCGTAG
- a CDS encoding pyridoxal phosphate-dependent aminotransferase: MQVIQSTKLANVCYEIRGPVLEEAMRLEAAGHRILKLNTGNPAAFGFECPPEILEDILRNVSSAHGYGDAKGLLAARRAVVMHNQTLGIETDVEHVFIGNGVSELIVMAMQGLLDDGDEVLVPSPDYPLWTAAVSLSGGTAVHYRCDEQSDWMPDLADVERKVTDRTKAIVIINPNNPTGAVYDEAMLRGLTDIARRHNLLVCSDEIYDKILYDDATHTPTASVAPDLLTLTFNGMSKAYRVAGYRVGWMAISGPRAHADSYIEGLTILANMRLCANMPGQHGVVAALSGRQTINDLVLPGGRLKEQRDLAYELLTQIPGVSCVKPKGALYLFPRLDPNVFKIKDDRQMVLDLLRQEKIMVVQGTGFNWAEPDHFRVVTLPTVADLRSAITRIGNFLDGYGQA, from the coding sequence ATGCAGGTGATCCAGTCGACCAAGCTCGCCAACGTCTGTTACGAGATCCGGGGCCCGGTACTCGAGGAGGCGATGCGGCTTGAGGCGGCGGGGCATCGGATCCTCAAGCTGAACACGGGCAATCCGGCGGCGTTCGGCTTCGAGTGCCCGCCCGAGATCCTGGAGGACATCCTCCGCAACGTGTCGTCGGCCCATGGCTACGGCGACGCCAAGGGCCTGCTCGCGGCGCGCCGCGCGGTGGTCATGCACAACCAGACCCTCGGCATCGAGACGGACGTCGAGCACGTCTTCATCGGCAACGGCGTCTCCGAGCTGATCGTGATGGCCATGCAGGGCCTGCTCGACGACGGCGACGAGGTCCTCGTACCGTCCCCGGACTACCCGCTGTGGACGGCGGCGGTCTCCCTGTCCGGCGGTACGGCCGTGCACTACCGCTGCGACGAGCAGTCCGACTGGATGCCGGACCTCGCGGACGTCGAGCGGAAGGTCACCGACCGCACCAAGGCGATCGTCATCATCAACCCGAACAACCCGACGGGCGCGGTGTACGACGAGGCGATGCTGCGCGGCCTGACGGACATCGCGCGCCGCCACAACCTCCTCGTCTGCTCGGACGAGATCTACGACAAGATCCTCTACGACGACGCCACACACACTCCGACGGCCTCGGTCGCCCCCGACCTACTGACCCTCACGTTCAACGGCATGTCCAAGGCGTACCGGGTGGCCGGCTACCGGGTGGGCTGGATGGCCATCTCCGGGCCGCGCGCGCACGCCGACTCCTACATCGAGGGTCTGACGATCCTCGCGAACATGCGGCTGTGCGCGAACATGCCGGGGCAGCACGGGGTGGTCGCCGCGCTCAGCGGGCGCCAGACGATCAACGACCTGGTACTGCCGGGCGGGCGGCTCAAGGAGCAGCGGGACCTCGCGTACGAACTGCTCACACAGATCCCGGGCGTCTCGTGCGTGAAGCCGAAGGGGGCGCTGTACCTCTTCCCGCGCCTCGACCCGAACGTCTTCAAGATCAAGGACGACCGTCAGATGGTCCTCGACCTGCTCCGGCAGGAGAAGATCATGGTCGTCCAGGGCACCGGGTTCAACTGGGCCGAGCCGGACCACTTCCGGGTGGTCACCCTGCCGACGGTGGCTGACCTGCGGTCCGCGATCACCCGGATCGGGAACTTCCTGGACGGGTACGGGCAGGCATAG
- a CDS encoding toxic anion resistance protein gives MTIEDSSSNSNSSLNSNEATFTLTPPEPVAAVPRERAGGLVPVEESVRTDMARKAEEYVRGLAALDARSPEFAGRVGEITSLGAGEMRTAAAQSNRMLERTVRSLPSKGGDAQSQVGGSLVELRRVVEDLDPRDLQANKGRKFLSRLPGGNRLRDHVAKYASAQGTLNRIVGSLRGGQDELRRDNAALQTERVRLWETMGKLQEYVVLTEALDTAVEAHIQTHIQTHIDGADPQQGDTLRADVLFPVRQKHQDLLTQLAVCAQGYLAMDVVRRNNEELIKGVDRAATTTVSALRISVMLASALDNQKKVVDQVNALRGTTEDLIRGNAEMLATQSGEIQRIAADPAVGAETLRSAFQQIYRTLDAIDTYKVQATETMAATVESLTSELQNATRYLERSRNQGALEGGLG, from the coding sequence ATGACCATCGAAGACAGCAGCAGTAACAGCAACAGCAGCCTCAACAGCAACGAAGCCACCTTCACCCTCACCCCTCCCGAGCCGGTCGCGGCCGTGCCCCGGGAGAGGGCCGGCGGGCTCGTGCCGGTCGAGGAGTCCGTGCGGACGGACATGGCCCGCAAGGCCGAGGAGTACGTGCGGGGGCTCGCCGCTCTCGACGCGCGCTCCCCGGAGTTCGCCGGCCGGGTCGGGGAGATCACCTCGCTCGGCGCGGGCGAGATGCGTACCGCCGCCGCGCAGTCCAACCGGATGCTGGAACGGACGGTGCGCAGCCTGCCGAGCAAGGGCGGGGACGCGCAGTCGCAGGTCGGGGGCTCGCTCGTCGAACTCCGGCGTGTGGTCGAGGACCTGGACCCGCGTGATCTGCAGGCGAACAAGGGACGCAAGTTCCTGTCCCGGCTGCCGGGCGGCAACAGGCTGCGCGACCACGTCGCCAAGTACGCCTCCGCGCAGGGAACCTTGAACAGGATCGTGGGGTCCCTGCGCGGCGGACAGGACGAACTGCGGCGCGACAACGCCGCGTTGCAGACCGAGCGCGTCCGGCTGTGGGAGACCATGGGCAAGCTCCAGGAGTACGTCGTCCTGACGGAGGCCCTGGACACGGCCGTCGAGGCACACATCCAGACGCACATCCAGACGCACATCGACGGGGCCGATCCGCAGCAGGGCGACACCCTGCGCGCCGACGTCCTCTTCCCCGTCCGGCAGAAGCACCAGGACCTGCTCACCCAGCTGGCCGTCTGCGCCCAGGGCTATCTGGCCATGGACGTCGTACGGCGCAACAACGAGGAGCTGATCAAGGGCGTCGACCGGGCCGCCACGACCACGGTCTCGGCGCTGCGCATCTCCGTGATGCTCGCCTCCGCCCTCGACAACCAGAAGAAGGTCGTCGACCAGGTCAACGCGTTGCGCGGCACCACCGAGGACCTCATCCGGGGCAACGCGGAGATGCTCGCCACCCAGAGCGGCGAGATCCAGCGCATCGCCGCCGACCCGGCCGTCGGCGCGGAGACGCTCCGCTCGGCCTTCCAGCAGATCTACCGCACCCTCGACGCCATCGACACCTACAAGGTGCAGGCCACGGAGACCATGGCCGCCACCGTCGAGTCCCTCACCTCCGAACTCCAGAACGCGACGCGGTACCTGGAGCGGAGCCGGAACCAGGGAGCACTGGAAGGGGGCCTCGGATGA